From a single Aspergillus puulaauensis MK2 DNA, chromosome 2, nearly complete sequence genomic region:
- a CDS encoding D-mandelate dehydrogenase-like dehydrogenase (COG:C;~EggNog:ENOG410PFMM;~InterPro:IPR006140,IPR036291,IPR006139,IPR029753, IPR029752;~PFAM:PF00389,PF02826;~go_function: GO:0016616 - oxidoreductase activity, acting on the CH-OH group of donors, NAD or NADP as acceptor [Evidence IEA];~go_function: GO:0051287 - NAD binding [Evidence IEA];~go_process: GO:0055114 - oxidation-reduction process [Evidence IEA]) translates to MARSKPFVLFFNPIKYARPFFEKLQQVAHTEVVTSKNRAEFFHDLQHKYKNIFAIYRNSSSGAVAGKFDAEFINQLPPSCKYICHNGAGYDPIDTTACSQRGIIVTNAPDPVTDATADLALFLLLGALRQVNPALASLRAGTFKSGVHVGNDPQGKVLGILGMGRIGRAIKKRCDPFGLKTVYHNRSELPAEQAGGAEYVSFERLLAESDVISVNVPLTPATRHLIGPSELARMKRGVVIVNTARGAIINEAAVADALESGHVGAVGLDVYEKEPEVHEKLLRQERALMVPHVGTHTAETLAKMETWAMENVRRAIVGDDLLSPVPEHRRQSKV, encoded by the exons ATGGCGCGATCCAAACCCTTtgtcctcttcttcaaccctaTCAAATACGCCAGGCCGTTCTTCGAGAAGCTCCAGCAGGTGGCGCATACCGAGGTCGTAACAAGCAAGAACAGAGCCGAGTTCTTCCACGATCTCCAACACAAGTACAAGAACATTTTCGCCATCTACCGAAATTCATCTAGTGGAGCC GTAGCCGGCAAATTCGACGCCGAGTTTATAAACCAGCTACCCCCAAGCTGCAAGTACATCTGCCACAATGGCGCTG GCTACGACCCGATCGACACAACCGCCTGCTCCCAGCGCGgtatcatcgtcaccaacGCCCCCGACCCTGTCACAGATGCAACCGCAGACCTAGCTctattcctcctcctcggcgccctcCGCCAGGTGAATCCCGCGCTGGCCTCTCTCCGCGCGGGAACATTCAAATCCGGCGTCCACGTCGGGAATGACCCCCAGGGCAAGGTCCTCGGTATCCTGGGTATGGGACGCATCGGCCGCGCTATCAAGAAACGGTGCGATCCATTCGGACTCAAGACCGTGTATCACAACCGCTCGGAACTGCCCGCTGAGCAAGCAGGAGGTGCTGAATACGTCTCCTTTGAAAGATTACTAGCTGAGAGCGACGTGATTAGCGTCAACGTGCCCCTGACTCCAGCGACTAGACATCTTATCGGCCCGTCGGAGCTGGCAAGGATGAAGCGTGGTGTTGTCATTGTGAATACAGCGCGGGGCGCAATCATTAACGAGGCGGCCGTGGCGGATGCGCTTGAAAGTGGACATGTTGGTGCTGTGGGATTGGATGTTTATGAGAAGGAGCCGGAGGTTCATGAGAAGCTGTTGAGGCAGGAAAGGGCTCTGATGGTGCCGCATGTTGGGACGCATACGGCTGAGACGCTGGCGAAGATGGAGACTTGGGCGATGGAGAATGTGCGCCGGGCGATTGTTGGTGATGATCTGCTCTCGCCTGTTCCTGAACATCGAAGGCAGAGTAAAGTGTAG
- a CDS encoding glycosyl hydrolase family 43 protein (CAZy:CBM35;~CAZy:GH43;~COG:G;~EggNog:ENOG410PJRN;~InterPro:IPR008979,IPR023296,IPR006710,IPR005084;~PFAM:PF04616;~SECRETED:SignalP(1-18);~go_function: GO:0004553 - hydrolase activity, hydrolyzing O-glycosyl compounds [Evidence IEA];~go_function: GO:0030246 - carbohydrate binding [Evidence IEA];~go_process: GO:0005975 - carbohydrate metabolic process [Evidence IEA]), with translation MYAFQNTLLVSLVAGCAGAALSIIPGATWTATNTGEHIQAHGAGIIEENGIYYMIGEEKTDGSAFQAVNCYSSSDLVEWSFEGQLLTRTEEDGDLGPNRVVERPKVIKNDDTGKYVMWLHIDSSDYQDARVGVATGDGVCGSYEYLESFRPLGFQSRDIGLFKDEDGSAYLLSEDREYGTRIIKLTDDYLDVDAVTFGWEYFAESPALIKRGGTYYIFGSHLTGWDPNDNVYSTATSLSGPWSNWTEFAPVGTNTYSSQVNYVLPLGTDKAIYMGDRWVSSNLAASTYIWLPLELYGTTASLTWYDSWSVDLTSGAWSEPASVLEYEGEDGELSGGARTIDCSQCSGGVAAGYIGGDSDSDNNGVVVLDADVDTQSGESERVTLNIRYLNGNTNPRYAAVSVNGGEAQTAAFISTAHHSDTAGSSAVHVKLKSGANTVQISGTGGWGPDIDELVIPL, from the exons ATGTATGCATTCCAAAATACACTTCTTGTTTCCCTTGTCGCGGGATGCGCCGGGGCGGCCCTCAGTATTATCCCAGGAGCGACATGGACTGCT ACCAATACAGGCGAACACATACAAGCCCATGGCGCCGGGATCAT TGAAGAAAACGGCATCTACTACATGATCGGCGAGGAAAAAACCGACGGTTCCGCATTCCAAGCGGTTAACTGCTACTCGTCAAGCGATTTAGTGGAATGGAGCTTTGAAGGACAACTTCTTACTCGcacagaagaagatggcgatcTAGGTCCCAACCGCGTCGTCGAGAGACCCAAGGTTATCAAGAACGATGACACGGGGAAATATGTCATGTGGCTGCACATCGATTCCAGTGATTATCAGGATGCGAGGGTGGGCGTTGCGACCGGTGATGGTGTTTGTGGATCGTATGAATACCTCGAGAGCTTTAGGCCGTTGGGGTTTCAGAGTCGCGATATTGGGTTGTTTaaagatgaggatggatCCGCTTATCTTCTTAGTGAGGAT CGCGAGTATGGTACTAGGATTATCAAACTCACGGATGATTACCTTGATGTTGACGCGGTCACATTTGGCTGGGAGTACTTCGCCGAGTCCCCTGCGTTGATCAAACGCGGAGGTACATACTACATCTTTGGCTCACACCTCACCGGTTGGGATCCAAATGATAAT GTTTACTCCACTgcaacctccctctccggCCCGTGGTCCAACTGGACCGAATTCGCACCCGTCGGGACGAACACCTACAGCAGCCAGGTCAACTACGTGCTGCCCCTGGGAACCGATAAAGCCATCTACATGGGTGATCGATGGGTATCCTCGAATCTAGCAGCAAGTACCTACATCTGGCTACCGCTCGAACTTTACGGCACGACAGCAAGCCTAACCTGGTATGACTCCTGGAGCGTCGATTTAACATCAGGTGCCTGGTCTGAGCCGGCGAGTGTTTTGGAGtatgaaggtgaagatggagagctCTCCGGTGGTGCGCGTACCATAGACTGCTCACAGTGTAGTGGCGGTGTCGCGGCGGGCTATATTGGAGGTGATTCAGATAGTGACAATAACGGCGTTGTTGTCCTTGATGCCGATGTTGACACGCAGAGCGGGGAATCGGAGCGTGTGACCCTCAACATCAGGTACTTGAATGGGAATACGAATCCTCGGTATGCGGCTGTTTCTGTGAATGGTGGCGAGGCTCAGACGGCTGCTTTCATCTCTACGGCGCATCACTCTGATACTGCTGGTAGCAGTGCTGTGCATGTCAAGCTCAAGTCGGGGGCTAATACAGTCCAGATCTCTGGAACTGGTGGATGGGGTCCGGATATTGATGAGCTGGTTATTCCGCTATAA
- a CDS encoding DUF3716 domain-containing protein (COG:S;~EggNog:ENOG410Q2QJ;~InterPro:IPR022190;~PFAM:PF12511) has product MAKSSSPTSDSCSVYFPSNPSSSPTSDHDTDSELPILPRRYSFLEQDWASGPVFSVLRGVSSGDLPVAPLGTKNPVLKHYLSRPVRRQLDWKEKPNGAPIRKPLDGVLAVQAGFIQTRGEIAETPCTSCSKGKGIWKSCVVGERIGQPKPSSEVCGNCLFSKNWTCSQRLSAGTRISDASSADCSGSSTLKDQRGRTMSRNTTEKRAQTPLLRRTTTAVDLTSPDQSRGTSASVKNDTPIFRFRHLPDPMIMPEDVVEFPLSAKTFNNLPVLKRALSDMEEHVGKIKRRIRQLEQLEMGYNPGNPWDSL; this is encoded by the exons ATGGCGAAATCATCGTCACCCACATCTGATAGTTGCAGTGTCTACTTTCCTTCCAAcccctcatcctctcccactTCAGACCACGACACGGACAGCGAGCTTCCCATTCTCCCTCGACGATATAGCTTCCTCGAGCAAGACTGGGCTTCTGGTCCTGTATTCTCAG TCCTCCGCGGCGTCAGCAGCGGCGATCTCCCAGTCGCTCCTCTCGGAACGAAAAACCCCGTGTTGAAGCATTACCTCTCCCGCCCTGTACGAAGGCAACTAGACTGGAAAGAGAAGCCCAATGGAGCCCCCATTCGGAAGCCCCTTGACGGTGTTCTCGCTGTCCAGGCTGGGTTCATCCAAACTCGCGGGGAGATAGCAGAGACTCCTTGCACCAGCTGCTCCAAGGGGAAAGGGATATGGAAGTCTTGTGTAGTTGGTGAAAGAATCGGGCAGCCGAAGCCTAGTAGTGAAGTTTGCGGTAATTGTCTTTTCTCGAAGAATTGGACGTGCAGCCAAC GGCTTTCTGCTGGCACTAGAATCTCAGATGCTTCCAGCGCGGATTGTTCTGGTTCATCTACTTTGAAAGATcaaagaggaagaacgatGTCTCGCAATACTACAGAGAAACGTGCACAAACACCACTGCTTCGACGTACTACTACGGCCGTTGATCTTACTTCCCCTGACCAGTCTAGAGGTACCTCTGCCAGCGTTAAAAACGACACTCCTATATTTCGGTTTCGCCACTTACCGGACCCCATGATAATGccggaggatgttgttgaattCCCCTTGTCTGCGAAGACATTCAATAACCTCCCGGTTTTAAAGCGAGCGTTGTCAGATATGGAGGAGCACGTTGGGAAAATCAAAAGGAGAATCAGGCAGCTTGAGCAGCTAGAAATGGGATATAACCCAGGGAATCCTTGGGACTCTTTGTAG
- a CDS encoding acyl-CoA dehydrogenase family protein (COG:I;~EggNog:ENOG410PMQT;~InterPro:IPR006091,IPR009075,IPR037069,IPR009100, IPR036250,IPR013786;~PFAM:PF02770,PF00441,PF02771;~go_function: GO:0016627 - oxidoreductase activity, acting on the CH-CH group of donors [Evidence IEA];~go_function: GO:0050660 - flavin adenine dinucleotide binding [Evidence IEA];~go_process: GO:0055114 - oxidation-reduction process [Evidence IEA]) encodes MSDSRLANFPTAPYSEPLLPQLDLPNPYYTETHYALRAHVRSYIETHIAPYAQEWEEAGEIPPEVLKRHCAHGFAIVHPLTSLEDRANLPLPGNVPPEKWDTWCSLIVSDEFNRVGFVGVIWGLGGGNGIGCPPIARFGTPQQRTRWLPRIAKGEIRFCLGITEPDAGSDVANIRTTATREGDHYIVNGSKKWITNGIWADYCTAAVRTGESGRGGISLLVIPLAAKGVTRRRMHNSGVNASGSTFIEFDEVRVPVDHRIGEENQGFPLIMSNFNPERLSLACASLRLARVCAEDAFNYAIQRETFGSPLIQKQAIQAKIFKFGLVIEPAYAFMEQLVNILEKTKDRPTDDVRIGGMTALLKVMSTRALEKSVREAQQILGGAGYNKAGKGARIEQISRDARVHVIGGGSEEIMQGLALREETKALRTRKKALERKANL; translated from the exons ATGTCCGACTCGCGCCTCGCCAACTTCCCAACAGCCCCCTACTCCgagcccctcctcccccaacTCGACCTCCCAAACCCCTACTACACCGAAACACACTACGCGTTACGCGCCCACGTCCGATCCTATATCGAAACACACATCGCACCCTATGCGCAGGAATGGGAGGAAGCAGGAGAGATCCCGCCCGAGGTGTTGAAGCGGCATTGCGCCCATGGATTTGCGATCGTGCACCCGCTTACGTCACTTGAGGATCGCGCAAACTTGCCATTGCCCGGGAACGTCCCGCCGGAGAAATGGGATACATGGTGCTCGCTTATTGTCTCGGATGAGTTCAATCGCGTTGGCTTCGTGGGTGTTATCTGGGGTCTCGGTGGGGGAAATGGGATTGGGTGTCCGCCTATCGCGCGATTTGGCACGCCTCAACAGAGGACCCGTTGGTTACCACGAATTGCGAAGGGAGAGATAAGATTCTGTTTGGGAATTACGGAGCCAGATG CTGGATCTGACGTTGCGAACATTCGGACCACTGCGACGCGCGAGGGTGACCACTACATCGTCAACGGATCGAAGAAGTGGATCACAAACGGTATCTGGGCGGATTATtgcactgctgctgtccgAACTGGAGAGTCAGGGAGGGGTGGGATCAGTTTGCTCGTGATTCCTTTGGCTGCCAAGGgagtgacgaggaggaggatgcatAACTCTGGTGTCAATGCCAGCG GATCCACATTCATTGAATTCGACGAAGTGCGCGTCCCAGTTGACCACCGCATCGGAGAAGAAAACCAAGGCTTCCCCCTTATTATGTCGA ACTTCAACCCCGAACGCCTCTCCCTGGCCTGCGCATCTCTCCGTCTGGCTCGTGTTTGCGCCGAAGATGCCTTCAACTACGCCATTCAGCGTGAAACGTTCGGCTCCCCGCTAATTCAAAAACAAGCGATTCAAGCCAAGATCTTCAAATTCGGACTCGTCATCGAGCCTGCGTATGCCTTCATGGAACAGCTCGTGAATATCCTTGAGAAGACCAAGGATCGACCAACGGACGACGTTCGCATTGGCGGTATGACCGCGCTATTGAAGGTGATGTCAACCAGGGCTCTGGAAAAGAGTGTCCGCGAAGCCCAGCAGATCCTCGGTGGTGCAGGATACAACAAGGCTGGTAAGGGAGCCAGGATTGAACAGATTAGTCGCGATGCAAGGGTGCATGTTATCGGCGGTGGCAGTGAGGAAATCATGCAGGGACTGGCGCTCCGAGAGGAGACCAAGGCCTTGAGGACAAGGAAGAAGGCATTGGAGCGCAAGGCTAACCTGTAA
- a CDS encoding 5'-methylthioadenosine/S-adenosylhomocysteine nucleosidase family protein (COG:S;~EggNog:ENOG410PWFA;~InterPro:IPR000845,IPR035994;~PFAM:PF01048;~go_function: GO:0003824 - catalytic activity [Evidence IEA];~go_process: GO:0009116 - nucleoside metabolic process [Evidence IEA]): MDLNNMSREVVRDEWLDIFHGYGAEGMQAPQPKADRFSSSYSARDSRRAPRTENMASAINARENARVQIGDNYYYSNTNATPNQPISLSSPRSSRTRGGPQSHQRGLEVFEDDYNPYEERRVYNAEHYNGQHASSTFPSLPGIPAPETRNDFKIAILCALPLEADAVEALFDRRWDDDGDRFGKALGDPNAYSTGVIGAHNVVLVYMPGMGKSHGAAVAAHCRSSFPGISLALVVGICGGAPSTAEGREINLGDVIISSGLVQHDFGRQGMDGFVRKDTVLDNLGRPNLEIRSLMSKLQGRGGRKRLRERLQEHLSVVTAEIGAELGYEDWSGIGAAQPAVHIGLVASGDQVMKSEEVRNRLINEEDVIAFEMEAAGVWDTFPCIVIKGVADYADRHKTKNLQRHAAATAAACAKAFLEFWS, encoded by the coding sequence ATGGACTTAAACAACATGTCGCGAGAGGTTGTGCGCGACGAGTGGCTTGACATTTTCCACGGATACGGCGCTGAAGGCATGCAGGCTCCGCAGCCAAAGGCGGATCGATTCTCCAGCTCGTATAGTGCTAGAGACAGCCGGAGAGCGCCTCGGACGGAGAACATGGCTTCAGCCATCAACGCGCGCGAAAACGCTCGTGTCCAGATCGGTGACAATTATTATTACAGCAACACGAATGCGACTCCCAATCAACCGATATCATTATCGTCGCCGCGGTCCTCGAGAACCCGGGGCGGACCACAGAGCCATCAGCGGGGACTGGAGGTATTCGAAGATGACTATAACCCATACGAAGAGCGCCGTGTCTACAACGCCGAACACTACAACGGTCAGCATGCCTCCAGCACCTTTCCGTCACTCCCCGGAATACCAGCGCCAGAAACGAGAAACGACTTCAAAATCGCCATCCTGTGCGCCCTCCCGCTCGAAGCAGACGCAGTCGAGGCGCTATTCGACCGTCGGTGGGACGATGACGGCGACAGATTCGGGAAAGCCTTGGGAGATCCGAATGCCTACTCGACTGGAGTGATTGGGGCGCACAATGTTGTGTTGGTCTACATGCCCGGGATGGGGAAGAGCCACGGGGCCGCTGTCGCTGCGCACTGCCGGTCAAGCTTCCCGGGAATCAGCCTGGCCCTCGTCGTAGGGATCTGTGGAGGCGCACCATCTACGGCTGAGGGGAGAGAGATTAATCTTGGAGATGTTATTATAAGCAGTGGATTGGTCCAGCATGACTTTGGGCGGCAAGGCATGGATGGATTCGTCAGGAAGGATACCGTGCTGGATAACCTTGGCCGGCCAAACCTTGAAATTCGGTCGTTAATGAGCAAGCTACAGGGTCGGGGCGGTCGTAAGAGGCTGAGGGAGAGATTGCAAGAGCATCTCTCTGTCGTTACTGCTGAAATCGGTGCAGAATTAGGGTATGAGGACTGGTCCGGGATAGGGGCAGCTCAGCCTGCCGTTCACATTGGACTGGTGGCATCGGGTGACCAAGTCATGAAATCAGAGGAAGTGCGTAATAGGCTCATaaatgaagaggatgtcaTTGCAttcgagatggaggcagCAGGAGTCTGGGATACGTTTCCTTGCATTGTTATCAAGGGTGTCGCGGACTACGCAGACCGCCATAAAACAAAGAACTTGCAGAGGCATGCTGCGGCTACTGCGGCTGCCTGTGCAAAGGCCTTTCTGGAGTTCTGGTCATAG
- a CDS encoding uncharacterized protein (COG:S;~EggNog:ENOG410PMB1;~InterPro:IPR023213) gives MVDLRRLFGGPSAKTPPPLVEGDEVYPVHMLDDTKALRDIVVVWTLRFNDVLDAEKLHASLSKLLGIGDWRKLGGRLRLKENGHLEIHVPQPFTEDRPSVSYSHQTLAVDIEDHPLAKTLPKATEVPSIQPGPESFRAFAAPHDAPATLEDFIYDDKPQLSLFITLFNNATLVALSWPHTLMDVMGQQALLRAWSLVLAGQESEVPPMLGAREDVLYAAADTAVEKEEFKLGQTRLKGWAMLKFGLRYAWDLWWDRSVETRTIFLPKRVVAELQLQAQRDLTAQGDGEERPYLSEGDVLTAWAVRAAASSFPQPRPVTVLHPLNTRFRLPSLVQASGVYVQNMAVAAFTFLSSEVARGPLGLIALVNRQHLMDQSTEAQVLAFLRELRRESNSASDPALLCGESDALLMPFTNWTRADLFTTADFSPAVVRVGEIGQLRSNPPGTVVFHHAQSMRQSPIVRNVIVVLGKDRGDNYWLTGTLLSSAWAKIEEGINNMQQ, from the exons ATGGTCGACTTGCGACGTCTGTTTGGAGGCCCTTCTGCAAAAACCCCACCACCCTTGGTGGAGGGTGACGAAGTCTACCCCGTACATATGCTAGACGATACTAAGGCGCTCCGAGACATTGTCGTTGTATGGACGCTGCGCTTCAACGACGTACTGGACGCGGAGAAGCTGCACGCTTCACTGTCCAAACTGTTAGGGATTGGAGACTGGAGAAAGCTTGGAGGTCGGTTGAGACTAAAG GAGAATGGGCATTTGGAAATACATGTCCCGCAGCCCTTCACCGAAGACAGACCTTCCGTCTCTTACAGCCACCAAACCCTAGCCGTGGATATCGAAGACCATCCGCTGGCGAAGACTCTCCCAAAAGCTACCGAGGTCCCGTCCATTCAGCCTGGGCCTGAGAGTTTTCGAGCCTTTGCGGCACCACATGATGCGCCAGCTACGCTCGAAGATTTCATCTACGACGACAAACCCCAGCTGTCGCTATTCATCACTTTGTTTAATAACGCAACACTCGTGGCACTCTCATGGCCACACACTCTTATGGATGTGATGGGCCAGCAGGCGCTCCTGCGTGCCTGGTCCCTGGTTCTAGCCGGCCAGGAGTCAGAAGTACCGCCCATGCTCGGTGCGAGAGAGGACGTGCTATACGCAGCCGCAGACACAGCCgtggagaaagaggagttCAAGTTAGGGCAAACGCGGTTGAAAGGATGGGCCATGCTGAAGTTCGGGCTGCGATATGCCTGGGATCTGTGGTGGGACCGCTCCGTCGAAACGCGCACCATCTTCTTACCGAAGAGAGTGGTGGCCGAATTGCAACTCCAGGCGCAGCGTGATCTGACCGCCCAGGGTGACGGGGAAGAGCGGCCCTATTTGAGTGAGGGCGACGTGCTAACAGCGTGGGCAGTGCGCGCAGCGGCTTCCTCATTTCCGCAGCCCCGGCCGGTGACGGTGCTCCATCCGCTCAACACACGATTCCGACTTCCATCACTGGTTCAGGCGTCGGGCGTTTATGTGCAGAACATGGCAGTGGCAGCTTTCACATTCCTGTCTTCCGAGGTAGCGAGGGGCCCTCTTGGGCTCATTGCTCTGGTAAACCGGCAACATCTCATGGACCAATCGACAGAGGCTCAGGTGCTGGCCTTCCTTCGCGAGCTGCGACGGGAATCGAATTCGGCCAGTGACCCGGCGCTGCTCTGCGGCGAGTCTGATGCATTGCTGATGCCCTTCACCAACTGGACACGGGCGGATCTCTTTACAACTGCCGACTTCAGCCCCGCAGTCGTACGTGTCGGTGAGATCGGCCAGTTGAGGAGTAACCCGCCTGGCACCGTGGTATTCCACCACGCGCAATCGATGCGTCAGAGCCCGATCGTCAGGAATGTGATCGTTGTGCTAGGCAAGGACCGTGGCGATAATTATTGGCTGACTGGAACCCTGTTGTCATCGGCCTGGGCCAAAATTGAGGAGGGGATAAATAATATGCAACAATAG
- a CDS encoding uncharacterized protein (COG:S;~EggNog:ENOG410PPFK;~InterPro:IPR016477,IPR011009;~PFAM:PF03881) has protein sequence MSLSDQSQLWSTVSQHLPILGSKIISIKQHGTSYYGLPARVTVQLLSGRLVDYFLKVMQGDLAQPSCEGEYEALKEIRCVCTHAPAPYSWGKYTENGIEHAFLLTEFIKIQKQPADPSALASALATLHTQSTSPTGKFGFHISTVHTHNIQNINFWTPSWCELFTAHLSRIVSHAETHFQWPLFDAVGQLVLSTVVPALLLPLQTNGRTIKPSLVHGDCWDGNTAMGEDGRAYFFDVDSFYAHNEFELGDWRARRHKLSERDYGEAYKKLVPVSEPVEDWDSRNLLYSLTWNICNALFVPGSTQKEPYGVSGYDNAL, from the exons ATGTCGCTGTCTGATCAGTCCCAGCTCTGGAGCACCGTCTCCCAAC ACCTCCCAATCCTCGGTAGCAAAATCATAAGTATTAAACAACATGGAACGTCCTATTATGGGTTACCAGCACGGGTGACCGTCCAGCTGCTCTCGGGCAGGCTGGTGGACTACTTCCTAAAA GTCATGCAAGGCGATCTGGCACAGCCATCATGCGAAGGCGAGTACGAAGCCCTCAAAGAAATCCGCTGCGTCTGCACCCACGCCCCAGCGCCATACAGCTGGGGCAAATACACAGAAAACGGGATCGAGCACGCATTCCTCTTAACCGAGTTCATCAAAATACAGAAACAG CCAGCAGACCCTTCAGCCCTAGCCTCCGCCCTCGCAACCCTGCATACGCAATCCACCTCCCCAACAGGCAAATTCGGCTTCCACATCAGCACAGTCCACACGCACAACATCCAAAACATAAACTTCTGGACGCCCTCATGGTGCGAGCTCTTCACCGCACACCTGTCCCGGATCGTCAGCCACGCAGAAACCCACTTCCAATGGCCCCTCTTCGATGCCGTCGGCCAACTAGTCCTCTCAACCGTAGTACCTGCACTTTTACTTCCCCTGCAAACCAATGGGCGCACAATCAAACCTTCCCTCGTCCACGGGGACTGCTGGGACGGAAACACGGCGATGGGCGAAGACGGGCGCGCGTATTTCTTCGACGTGGACTCCTTCTACGCGCATAATGAGTTTGAGTTGGGAGATTGGCGGGCGAGACGGCATAAACTCAGTGAGAGGGATTATGGCGAGGCGTATAAGAAGCTTGTGCCGGTTTCGGAGCCTG TGGAGGACTGGGATAGTAGGAATTTGTTGTACTCGTTGACGTGGAATATATGTAATGCGTTGTTTGTGCCTGGGTCTACGCAGAAGGAACCGTAT GGTGTTTCGGGATATGATAACGCTTTGTGA